One genomic segment of Mycolicibacterium gilvum includes these proteins:
- a CDS encoding NAD(P)H-dependent amine dehydrogenase family protein, which translates to MTVKVFQVATGNVGTEMIKRIADQPDLELIGVHCYSSEKVGRDVGELAGLAPNGVKATGTVDEIIAARPDVVTFHGVFPDEDLYVRVLEAGINIVTTADWITGWHRDRNHPHHSGKPVTQLLQEACEKGGSTFYGTGMNPGLNQILGVVCSADVAEIENITTIESVDVSCHHSKDTWIEVGYGQPVDDPEIPGKLEKYTRVFADSVYMMADCFDLTLDEVKFSYELGACTKDVDLGWYQLPKGSLGGNYIRYQGMVDGVPRVETHLEWQMTPHTDPSWDIKGCYITQIKGDPNIYNKHMIFPKPGVDLSDPASFASIGMTVTGMPALASITSVVAARPGIITSADLPLRGFAGRFKL; encoded by the coding sequence ATGACAGTCAAGGTGTTCCAGGTCGCGACCGGAAACGTCGGCACCGAGATGATCAAGCGCATCGCCGATCAGCCGGACCTCGAGCTGATCGGGGTGCACTGCTATTCGTCGGAGAAGGTCGGCAGGGATGTCGGTGAGCTCGCCGGGTTGGCGCCCAACGGGGTGAAGGCCACCGGCACGGTCGACGAGATCATCGCCGCGCGTCCCGACGTGGTGACGTTCCACGGGGTGTTCCCCGATGAGGATCTCTACGTCAGAGTGCTCGAGGCGGGCATCAACATCGTCACCACAGCGGACTGGATCACCGGCTGGCACCGCGACCGCAACCATCCGCACCACTCGGGAAAGCCTGTCACGCAGCTGCTCCAAGAAGCCTGTGAGAAGGGCGGTTCCACGTTCTACGGCACCGGTATGAATCCCGGGCTGAACCAGATCCTCGGGGTGGTCTGCTCAGCCGACGTCGCCGAGATCGAGAACATCACCACGATCGAGTCCGTCGACGTGTCGTGTCACCACTCCAAGGACACCTGGATCGAGGTCGGCTACGGCCAGCCGGTCGACGATCCGGAGATCCCCGGCAAGCTGGAGAAGTACACGCGGGTGTTCGCCGACAGCGTCTACATGATGGCCGACTGCTTCGACCTGACGCTGGATGAGGTGAAGTTCAGCTATGAGCTCGGTGCGTGCACGAAGGACGTCGACCTGGGCTGGTATCAGCTGCCGAAGGGATCGCTGGGCGGCAACTACATCAGGTATCAGGGCATGGTCGACGGTGTGCCGCGCGTCGAGACGCACCTGGAGTGGCAGATGACGCCGCACACCGATCCGAGCTGGGATATCAAGGGCTGCTACATCACTCAGATCAAGGGTGATCCGAACATCTACAACAAGCACATGATCTTCCCGAAGCCCGGCGTGGACCTGTCCGACCCCGCTAGTTTCGCCTCGATAGGGATGACGGTCACCGGTATGCCTGCGCTGGCGTCGATCACGTCGGTCGTGGCAGCCCGGCCGGGAATCATCACGTCGGCGGATCTGCCGCTGCGCGGCTTCGCCGGACGCTTCAAGCTCTAG
- a CDS encoding Rieske 2Fe-2S domain-containing protein, whose amino-acid sequence MAPPPLSMKPTGWFQVAWSDEIAIGDVHTMKYFGQEMVAWRAGSGQLTVMNAYCEHLGAHLGFGGSVQGEVLQCPFHGWQWNQQGRNVCIPYEDRPNRGRRIKTYPVIERNESVYIWHDIENREPFFDAPDVFASFGADATADDYYPQQRLFEQGHEMHPQYVLENGVDFAHFKYVHGTPINPIFTRHDFDDAISYVDFTITFEGDDGQSIDDVRSGVEAINGGLGIAVTKSWGMIDNRTISAITPVDDSTSDVRFMVYIGRPKGEVRNPERARVKAEEFGAEVIRQFRQDIHIWAHQRYSDPPALASSELKGFTAIREWAKKFYPDGLGGSAAELAARTAN is encoded by the coding sequence ATGGCCCCACCGCCGCTGTCGATGAAGCCGACTGGCTGGTTCCAGGTCGCCTGGTCTGACGAGATCGCGATCGGCGACGTGCACACCATGAAGTACTTCGGTCAGGAGATGGTCGCGTGGCGCGCCGGATCCGGACAGCTGACCGTGATGAACGCCTACTGCGAACACCTCGGCGCCCACCTCGGTTTCGGCGGCAGCGTTCAGGGCGAGGTGCTGCAGTGCCCCTTTCACGGGTGGCAGTGGAATCAGCAGGGACGCAACGTGTGCATCCCGTACGAGGACCGTCCCAACCGCGGCCGTCGCATCAAGACCTATCCGGTGATCGAGCGCAACGAGTCGGTGTACATCTGGCACGACATCGAGAACCGTGAACCCTTCTTCGACGCTCCGGATGTGTTCGCCAGTTTCGGTGCGGATGCGACTGCCGACGACTACTACCCGCAGCAGCGCCTGTTCGAGCAGGGCCACGAGATGCACCCGCAGTACGTTCTCGAAAACGGCGTGGACTTCGCACATTTCAAGTATGTGCACGGCACACCGATCAACCCGATCTTCACCCGCCACGACTTCGACGACGCGATCTCCTACGTCGACTTCACGATCACGTTCGAAGGGGACGACGGCCAGAGCATCGACGACGTGCGAAGCGGTGTCGAGGCCATCAACGGCGGACTGGGCATCGCGGTGACCAAGAGCTGGGGGATGATCGACAACCGCACCATCTCGGCGATCACCCCGGTCGACGACTCCACGTCGGACGTGCGGTTCATGGTCTACATCGGCAGGCCCAAGGGCGAGGTGCGCAATCCGGAGCGTGCGCGCGTCAAAGCCGAGGAGTTCGGCGCCGAGGTCATCCGCCAGTTCCGCCAGGACATCCACATCTGGGCCCATCAGCGCTACTCAGACCCGCCGGCGCTGGCGAGCTCGGAACTCAAGGGGTTCACCGCGATCCGCGAGTGGGCCAAGAAGTTCTACCCCGACGGCCTGGGTGGCAGCGCCGCCGAGCTGGCCGCCCGAACCGCGAACTAG
- a CDS encoding TetR/AcrR family transcriptional regulator yields the protein MTEAVARRTNRRGQTTRENMLKAALTSLASGDPGSVSANRIAKDIGATWGAVQYQFGDADGFWAAVLHRTAERRADVFAAVDTAAPLRTRVASIIDTLYHGLAEPDSRAIENLRAALPRDHAELERLYPQTAAELHSWGQSWLQICHNAFAGIDVDPERVREVATLIPGAMRGLVSERQLGSYADLDVARRGLTNALVAYLQSPAQPHSDISVT from the coding sequence ATGACCGAGGCAGTGGCGCGGCGCACCAACCGGCGCGGTCAGACGACGCGCGAGAACATGCTGAAGGCCGCGCTGACCTCCCTGGCCTCCGGTGACCCGGGCTCGGTCTCGGCGAACAGGATCGCCAAGGACATCGGCGCCACCTGGGGCGCCGTGCAGTACCAGTTCGGCGACGCCGACGGATTCTGGGCCGCCGTCCTGCACCGCACCGCAGAACGCCGGGCCGACGTGTTCGCCGCGGTCGACACCGCGGCACCGTTGCGCACCCGCGTCGCGAGCATCATCGATACGCTCTACCACGGTCTGGCAGAACCTGATTCGCGCGCCATCGAGAATCTGCGCGCCGCCCTCCCCCGCGACCACGCCGAGCTCGAACGTCTCTATCCGCAGACCGCCGCCGAGCTCCATTCCTGGGGCCAGTCGTGGCTGCAGATCTGCCACAACGCATTCGCCGGCATCGACGTCGACCCGGAGCGGGTGCGCGAGGTCGCCACGCTGATCCCCGGCGCGATGCGGGGCCTGGTGTCGGAACGTCAGCTCGGGTCCTACGCCGACCTCGACGTCGCACGCCGCGGACTGACCAATGCCCTCGTCGCGTATCTGCAGTCCCCGGCTCAGCCCCACAGCGACATCAGCGTCACGTAA
- a CDS encoding branched-chain amino acid transporter permease: protein MPDNGYIAVLVAVSAAVTWTLRALPFAVLAPLRHSTTVRYLSVHMPVGVMVILTAYTLGTVAGDTSAQLLWLVLAVAVTAGLHLWRGQAMLSILAGTTCYVTLMSLWG from the coding sequence GTGCCTGACAACGGCTACATCGCGGTGCTGGTCGCGGTCAGTGCCGCCGTGACGTGGACGCTGAGGGCCTTGCCGTTCGCGGTGCTGGCTCCACTGCGTCACAGCACGACCGTCAGGTATCTCAGCGTGCACATGCCGGTCGGGGTGATGGTGATCCTGACGGCCTACACGCTGGGCACGGTCGCGGGGGACACCTCGGCGCAGCTGCTGTGGCTCGTCCTCGCTGTGGCGGTGACGGCCGGCCTGCACCTGTGGCGCGGCCAGGCCATGCTCAGCATCCTGGCCGGCACGACGTGTTACGTGACGCTGATGTCGCTGTGGGGCTGA
- a CDS encoding AzlC family ABC transporter permease — MSPRKPPRVVAMSAPIGLAFIPLGMALGFLVVHAGLAWWWAPVFAAVIYAGSLEFLMVHLAATAAPIATVALTTFVVNSRHVFYALSFPLDRVRGRAAKAYSTYTLSDEAFAVGVSPAAQTWTTRPILLMQLLFHLLWVAGATLGGLVGEALPIERLVGLDFALTALFIVLGIDAFRQRPDRWTAAIAAMCGIGAWLVVPGQILVCAFAAFTAALMVRMLVRRRTERA; from the coding sequence GTGTCACCCCGAAAGCCGCCGCGCGTGGTCGCGATGTCGGCTCCGATCGGGCTCGCGTTCATTCCGCTCGGGATGGCGTTGGGGTTTCTGGTGGTGCACGCCGGTCTGGCGTGGTGGTGGGCCCCGGTGTTCGCTGCGGTGATCTATGCCGGCTCGCTGGAGTTCCTGATGGTGCATCTGGCCGCCACCGCGGCGCCGATCGCGACGGTCGCGCTGACGACGTTCGTGGTGAATTCGCGGCACGTGTTCTACGCGTTGTCGTTTCCTCTGGACCGGGTGCGCGGCCGGGCCGCGAAGGCCTACAGCACGTACACGCTGTCGGACGAGGCCTTTGCGGTGGGGGTGAGCCCGGCCGCGCAGACCTGGACCACCCGCCCGATCCTGCTGATGCAGTTGCTGTTCCATCTCCTGTGGGTCGCTGGTGCCACGCTGGGCGGCCTCGTCGGCGAAGCACTTCCGATCGAGCGTCTGGTGGGGCTCGACTTCGCGCTGACCGCGCTGTTCATCGTTCTCGGCATCGATGCGTTCCGGCAGCGGCCCGACCGGTGGACGGCGGCCATCGCGGCGATGTGTGGGATCGGCGCGTGGCTGGTGGTGCCGGGTCAGATCCTGGTGTGCGCCTTCGCCGCCTTCACCGCGGCGCTGATGGTTCGGATGTTGGTGCGGCGCAGGACAGAACGTGCCTGA
- a CDS encoding alpha/beta fold hydrolase codes for MDIFDEWHRGGTTFSWTSTTPANGGAQVDVFARRTGTPGAPALVCVHGFPTAGVDYHALTRELADDFDIYVLDFPGYGLSGKPPHPYVYSLYDDARLLVHAITGVWGLETFRMVTHDRGSSIGMIALGLLDDIGRRPLDLFMTNANIYLPLANLTAFQVALLDDDTGRATAAATTPEMLAAGLGAATFMPRRTLQDPEIASLASCFAHNDGIRVLPDTVRYLHERAADETGWLERLSTIPVDTTVIWGLHDVVAPLRVANHVWQTYVKPKPGRNHYWVVPTADHYVQCDAPAELAQIIRMTTDGADIDLQTLGNRPDGAVLVDRSDGDRL; via the coding sequence GTGGACATCTTCGACGAGTGGCACCGCGGCGGCACGACCTTTTCCTGGACGTCGACCACGCCCGCCAACGGCGGGGCGCAGGTCGACGTGTTCGCCCGCCGCACCGGGACACCGGGCGCTCCGGCGCTGGTCTGCGTGCACGGCTTTCCGACCGCGGGCGTCGACTACCACGCACTGACTCGCGAGCTCGCAGACGACTTCGACATCTATGTGTTGGATTTCCCCGGCTACGGCCTGTCCGGCAAGCCACCGCACCCCTATGTCTACTCGCTTTACGACGATGCGCGGCTGCTGGTGCACGCCATCACCGGCGTGTGGGGCCTGGAGACGTTCAGGATGGTCACCCACGACCGGGGCAGCAGTATCGGGATGATCGCGCTCGGACTGCTCGACGACATCGGGCGTCGGCCGCTGGATCTGTTCATGACCAACGCGAACATCTACCTGCCGTTGGCGAACCTGACGGCGTTCCAGGTCGCGCTGCTCGACGACGACACCGGGCGGGCCACCGCCGCGGCGACCACGCCGGAGATGCTCGCCGCGGGGCTGGGCGCCGCCACGTTCATGCCGCGCCGGACCCTGCAGGATCCCGAGATAGCCTCGCTCGCAAGCTGTTTCGCCCACAACGACGGGATCCGGGTGCTGCCCGACACGGTCAGATACCTGCACGAGCGCGCCGCCGACGAGACCGGTTGGCTGGAGCGGCTTTCCACGATCCCCGTGGACACCACGGTGATCTGGGGGTTGCACGACGTCGTCGCGCCGCTGCGGGTCGCCAACCACGTCTGGCAGACCTACGTGAAACCCAAGCCCGGCCGCAACCACTACTGGGTGGTGCCCACAGCCGACCACTACGTGCAGTGCGACGCCCCCGCCGAGCTGGCGCAGATCATCCGCATGACCACAGACGGCGCCGACATCGACCTGCAGACACTCGGCAACAGGCCCGACGGCGCTGTGCTGGTGGACCGTTCAGACGGCGATCGTCTGTGA
- a CDS encoding M4 family metallopeptidase, which produces MPDGSRLGLYSGIVLAGIGMGMVVGQGVAVASPGDSTGAAASASPSSSDTDAETDTDADTEADADADAAEEVADDDESQEADEAADERTSRKPSSRIAEDQSEDTASEDAASEDAASEDAASEDAVAVASTVAEPATAAITQTAAIPKTEGARTVRSIVSARPVTAEAIVTDVLTWIGLRPSVDDSPAPQTPVSTLVEGLWLAVRQNQYTWNNQRPVADVSIDGPGPDGAVTGSLNAVDFDDTALTYRLTAGPVYGRVRIDADGQFTYTPGAAAAGRADTFTIRVDDTSGNPFRVHGLLGLLGITRPTEVTIAIPANPSAPQSVSPITVASDSGSPGRVIDGRVTDHIVVNTADAAAVLNALSSALGAPAGFADEAMVIRSTAGTGDSAEHFYRFAETVGGVPVVGSEVILVTNADGDVTSVFNYYRGLGDGFDITPDTSVDDDDELRWIAGTAYVGSGADPAAIESFIAASRFSKELLVYSSTDDASPRLAWRVVVHVPDTGEMAPSGMTYLIDADGEQAGEVIIAVSNAQAAAATTTAKDWLGATRAITVETRRIWFFTTNEMADSSRMIATYTTSYGFFGLGAPVLPGKVVKKGWFSWDKAAVSAHANHAVAYDYFYDVLGRRSYDNAGAPIIVSIKYRPDSYPLGYANAMWDPTIRQFAYGDKGYFQAALDIVAHEYAHAVVTSMVGNGDPVWESGESGALNEAYADVFGLLIEGKSGADRWLIAEDSDNGTIRDLANPRSITTSYGPHRDRYSTRYTGKGDDGGEHVNSTIFSHAAYLMMTDPATADVSDDTWAKVFYHSLERLGATAMFSDGRAALLDAALSQGLTYAQRLAIAEAFDTVEIYGAAPSQTIAV; this is translated from the coding sequence GTGCCGGACGGGTCGAGGCTCGGGCTGTACTCGGGCATCGTCCTCGCCGGAATCGGCATGGGCATGGTCGTCGGCCAGGGCGTCGCGGTCGCGAGCCCCGGCGATTCCACCGGTGCGGCAGCGAGCGCATCCCCGTCGTCGTCCGACACCGACGCCGAGACCGACACCGACGCGGATACCGAGGCCGACGCCGATGCCGATGCCGCCGAGGAGGTGGCCGACGACGACGAGTCGCAGGAGGCCGACGAGGCGGCCGACGAGCGGACGTCACGCAAGCCTTCGTCGCGTATCGCCGAAGACCAGTCCGAAGACACCGCCTCGGAAGACGCCGCCTCGGAAGACGCCGCCTCGGAAGACGCCGCCTCGGAAGACGCCGTGGCCGTCGCATCGACCGTCGCCGAGCCGGCGACCGCGGCGATCACCCAAACCGCGGCGATCCCCAAAACGGAGGGTGCCCGCACCGTCCGCAGCATCGTCAGCGCGCGACCCGTCACCGCCGAGGCCATCGTCACCGACGTCCTCACCTGGATCGGTCTGCGCCCGTCGGTCGACGACTCGCCCGCGCCCCAGACCCCGGTCTCGACTCTGGTGGAGGGCCTCTGGCTCGCGGTGCGCCAGAACCAGTACACGTGGAACAACCAGCGCCCGGTCGCCGACGTCTCGATCGACGGGCCGGGCCCCGACGGCGCCGTCACGGGCAGCCTCAACGCCGTCGACTTCGACGACACCGCACTGACCTACCGCCTCACCGCGGGACCGGTCTACGGTCGGGTGCGCATCGACGCCGACGGACAGTTCACCTACACCCCCGGGGCGGCCGCGGCAGGTCGCGCCGACACGTTCACGATCCGCGTCGACGACACCTCCGGAAATCCGTTCCGCGTCCACGGCCTGCTCGGTCTGCTCGGCATCACCCGGCCGACCGAGGTGACGATCGCCATTCCCGCGAATCCGTCTGCGCCACAATCTGTTTCGCCCATCACCGTGGCGTCCGACAGCGGGTCGCCCGGCCGGGTCATCGACGGACGGGTCACCGATCACATCGTGGTCAACACCGCTGATGCCGCCGCGGTGCTCAACGCCCTGTCCTCCGCTCTCGGCGCGCCCGCGGGATTCGCCGATGAGGCGATGGTCATCAGGTCGACCGCCGGGACCGGTGACAGCGCCGAACACTTCTACCGGTTCGCCGAAACGGTCGGCGGAGTGCCGGTCGTCGGTAGCGAGGTGATCCTCGTGACCAACGCCGACGGCGACGTGACCAGTGTCTTCAACTACTACCGGGGACTCGGCGACGGGTTCGACATCACTCCCGACACGTCCGTCGACGACGACGACGAACTCCGGTGGATCGCCGGAACCGCGTACGTGGGTTCCGGGGCCGACCCCGCCGCCATCGAATCCTTCATCGCCGCAAGCCGATTCAGCAAGGAGCTGCTGGTCTACTCGTCGACCGACGACGCATCGCCGCGGCTGGCATGGCGCGTCGTCGTGCACGTCCCGGACACCGGCGAGATGGCGCCGTCGGGCATGACGTACCTGATCGACGCCGACGGAGAGCAGGCGGGCGAGGTCATCATCGCGGTCTCCAACGCGCAGGCCGCCGCGGCCACGACCACCGCCAAAGACTGGCTCGGGGCAACACGTGCGATCACCGTCGAGACCCGGCGGATCTGGTTCTTCACCACCAACGAGATGGCCGATTCCAGCCGCATGATCGCCACCTACACGACGTCGTACGGCTTCTTCGGCCTGGGCGCACCGGTCCTTCCGGGCAAGGTGGTCAAGAAGGGCTGGTTCAGCTGGGACAAGGCCGCGGTGTCCGCGCACGCGAACCACGCAGTGGCCTACGACTACTTCTACGACGTCCTCGGCCGTCGTTCGTACGACAACGCGGGCGCCCCAATCATCGTCAGCATCAAGTACCGGCCGGATTCGTATCCGCTGGGCTACGCCAACGCGATGTGGGATCCCACGATCCGCCAGTTCGCCTACGGCGACAAGGGGTATTTCCAGGCCGCGCTCGACATCGTGGCCCACGAATACGCCCACGCCGTGGTCACCAGCATGGTCGGTAACGGCGACCCGGTGTGGGAGTCGGGCGAGTCGGGTGCCCTCAACGAGGCCTACGCCGATGTGTTCGGTCTCCTGATCGAGGGCAAGTCCGGCGCGGACCGCTGGCTGATCGCGGAGGACTCCGACAACGGGACCATCCGGGACCTGGCCAATCCGCGTTCCATCACCACGTCCTACGGCCCGCACCGGGACCGCTACTCGACCCGCTACACCGGGAAGGGCGACGACGGCGGCGAACACGTCAACAGCACCATCTTCAGCCACGCCGCGTATCTGATGATGACCGATCCGGCCACCGCGGACGTCTCCGATGACACGTGGGCCAAAGTGTTCTACCACTCGCTGGAGCGGTTGGGCGCCACGGCGATGTTCTCCGACGGCCGGGCCGCCCTGCTGGACGCGGCGTTGTCGCAGGGGCTCACGTACGCGCAGCGCCTCGCCATCGCCGAGGCGTTCGACACCGTCGAGATCTACGGCGCCGCGCCGTCACAGACGATCGCCGTCTGA
- a CDS encoding IS110 family transposase has product MTLFIGDDWAEDHHDIHLMDAEGTRLASRRLPEGLAGIRGFHELVAAHAQDPTEVVIGIETDRGLWVEALAAAGYEVFAVNPLAVARYRDRHQVSGAKSDAADAKLLADLVRTDRHNHRPIAGDTPEVEAIKVLARAHQNLIWSRNRNTNALRSALREYYPAALEAFASLSDRDALAILGRAPTPTDAARLSVSKIRSALKAAGRQRNLDAKALEIQTALRSDQLAAAPAVTAAFGATTRAAVAIITELNHHIADLEAELAAHFETHPDADIYLSLPGLGVILGARVLGEFGDDPNRYTTAKSRKNYAGTSPLTIASGKKRAVLARHVRNRRLYDAIDQWAFCALTNSPGARTFYDQHRAAGDLHHQALRALGNRLVGILHGCLRHHTPYSEHKAWAHRQTDSRAA; this is encoded by the coding sequence TTGACGCTATTTATTGGAGACGACTGGGCTGAAGACCACCACGACATTCATCTGATGGACGCCGAGGGAACCAGGCTGGCATCGCGTCGCTTACCAGAAGGGCTGGCTGGCATTCGCGGGTTCCACGAACTGGTGGCTGCCCACGCCCAGGATCCCACCGAGGTGGTAATCGGCATCGAAACCGACCGCGGCCTGTGGGTCGAAGCACTCGCCGCGGCCGGCTACGAAGTGTTCGCGGTCAATCCGCTCGCCGTGGCCCGCTACCGCGACCGCCACCAGGTATCGGGTGCGAAGTCTGATGCTGCTGACGCCAAACTCTTGGCTGATCTGGTGCGCACCGACCGGCACAATCACCGCCCGATCGCCGGGGACACCCCGGAGGTGGAGGCGATCAAAGTCCTGGCACGGGCGCATCAAAACCTGATCTGGAGCCGCAACCGCAACACCAACGCGCTGCGCAGCGCGCTGCGCGAGTACTACCCCGCTGCGTTGGAGGCCTTCGCCTCGCTGTCCGACCGCGACGCCCTGGCGATCCTGGGCCGCGCTCCCACCCCGACCGACGCCGCACGGCTGAGTGTCTCAAAGATCCGATCAGCGCTCAAAGCTGCTGGGCGACAACGCAACCTCGACGCCAAGGCACTCGAGATCCAAACCGCATTGCGCAGCGACCAGCTCGCCGCCGCGCCCGCGGTCACCGCCGCGTTCGGGGCCACCACCCGCGCCGCGGTCGCCATCATCACCGAGTTGAACCACCACATCGCCGACCTCGAAGCCGAATTGGCGGCACATTTTGAGACACACCCGGACGCCGACATCTACCTCTCCCTGCCAGGACTCGGTGTCATCCTCGGCGCCCGGGTGCTCGGTGAGTTCGGGGACGACCCCAACCGCTACACCACCGCCAAGTCTCGCAAGAACTACGCCGGAACCTCCCCATTGACCATCGCGTCGGGCAAGAAACGCGCCGTACTGGCCCGCCACGTCCGCAACCGCCGCCTCTACGACGCGATCGACCAATGGGCCTTCTGCGCCCTGACCAACAGTCCCGGCGCACGCACCTTTTACGACCAACACCGCGCCGCCGGCGACCTGCACCACCAAGCACTACGCGCCCTGGGCAACCGCCTCGTCGGCATCCTGCACGGCTGCCTCCGCCACCACACGCCCTACAGCGAACACAAAGCCTGGGCCCACCGCCAAACCGACTCCCGAGCTGCTTGA
- a CDS encoding alkaline phosphatase D family protein: protein MTLVLGPVLRHVGESTAAVWVQTDAPAEVEVLGCSARTFQVQEHHYALVPVTGLTPDSVHEYQVRIDGEIVWPEPDSEFPPSVIRTRGPAGAHRLKVVFGSCRYPKTGVQKLDDKLGLDALDCYAERLTATPVDEWPDALLLLGDQVYADELTPEARRNLSGRRQTKRRPPDEVVTFDEYEGLYRHTWGDPEIRWILSTLPTAMIFDDHDIRDDWNTSAPWRAEVNEKPWWRDRIHAGLGSYWVYQHIGNLSPEELASDEDYQKVLANDGDCWPHLVELADRADYEVDGDKGLRFSFRWDLGRSRLIMVDSRNARILDSGERKMLGDREFRWLEDQVNDDLGTVDHLLIGSSLPWLLPPALGDVQTINEIAADRDGLRGKLAETIRQTADLEHWPAFLKSFLRLSALIESAADHSSTGPATVSVLSGDVHHSYAARADFPGKHATRVHQLVCSPVHNYVPAPLKPVFRLVWSPRLARVTRRWARRAGSPDLPMSWRNLSGPLFGNTIASLNVSGRDAEVVFEQPRDDGSLTSVITVSLTD, encoded by the coding sequence GTGACCCTCGTTCTCGGCCCCGTCCTGCGTCATGTCGGTGAGTCGACCGCCGCCGTCTGGGTGCAGACCGACGCGCCCGCCGAGGTCGAGGTGCTCGGCTGTTCGGCCCGGACGTTCCAGGTGCAGGAGCACCACTACGCCCTCGTGCCCGTCACGGGCCTGACCCCCGACTCAGTGCACGAATACCAGGTCCGCATCGACGGCGAGATCGTCTGGCCTGAACCCGATTCCGAGTTCCCGCCCAGCGTCATCCGGACGCGCGGCCCCGCCGGAGCCCACCGGCTGAAGGTCGTGTTCGGTTCCTGCCGGTATCCGAAGACAGGCGTGCAGAAGCTCGACGACAAGCTCGGACTCGACGCGCTGGACTGCTACGCCGAGCGTCTGACGGCGACGCCCGTCGACGAATGGCCGGATGCGCTCCTGCTCCTCGGCGATCAGGTCTACGCCGACGAGCTCACGCCCGAAGCGCGGCGCAACCTGTCGGGCCGCCGCCAGACCAAGCGCCGCCCACCCGACGAGGTCGTCACCTTCGACGAGTACGAGGGGCTCTACCGGCACACCTGGGGTGACCCCGAGATCCGCTGGATCCTGTCGACCCTGCCGACGGCGATGATCTTCGACGACCACGACATCCGTGACGACTGGAACACCTCGGCTCCGTGGCGGGCCGAGGTGAACGAGAAGCCGTGGTGGCGCGACCGGATCCATGCCGGACTGGGTTCCTACTGGGTGTACCAGCACATCGGGAACCTCAGTCCCGAGGAACTCGCGAGCGATGAGGACTACCAGAAGGTCCTCGCAAACGACGGCGACTGCTGGCCGCACCTGGTCGAACTGGCCGACCGCGCCGACTACGAAGTCGACGGCGACAAGGGGCTGCGGTTCAGCTTCCGCTGGGATCTGGGTCGCAGCCGCCTGATCATGGTCGACTCCCGCAACGCCCGCATCCTCGACAGCGGCGAACGGAAGATGCTCGGGGACCGCGAGTTTCGCTGGCTCGAGGATCAGGTCAACGACGATCTCGGCACCGTGGACCATCTGCTGATCGGGTCGTCGCTGCCCTGGCTGTTGCCCCCGGCCCTCGGTGACGTGCAGACGATCAACGAGATCGCCGCCGACCGCGACGGATTACGCGGCAAGCTCGCCGAGACGATCCGTCAGACGGCGGATCTGGAGCACTGGCCGGCGTTCCTGAAGTCCTTCCTGCGGTTGTCGGCGCTGATCGAGTCGGCCGCCGATCATTCGTCGACCGGTCCGGCGACGGTGTCGGTGCTCTCCGGCGACGTCCACCACAGCTACGCCGCGCGTGCCGATTTCCCCGGCAAACACGCCACCCGGGTGCATCAGCTGGTGTGCTCCCCGGTGCACAACTACGTTCCGGCGCCGCTGAAGCCGGTCTTCCGGCTCGTCTGGTCGCCCCGGCTCGCCCGCGTGACGCGGCGCTGGGCCCGCCGCGCAGGATCGCCCGACCTGCCGATGTCGTGGCGCAACCTCAGCGGCCCACTGTTCGGCAACACCATCGCGAGCCTCAACGTGTCGGGGCGCGACGCCGAGGTGGTCTTCGAGCAGCCCCGGGACGACGGCTCCCTGACCTCTGTCATCACGGTGTCGCTGACCGATTAG